The window GACTATGACCGGATTGGTGTGAGGATGAGCCCCGAGCTGAAGATCTGCAGGTTGAAGATCACCTTGAGAGGTACCAATCCCCCGGTGTGGAGACGCATACAGGTGCCTTCATCCATGCTGCTGAGCGATCTGCATTACCTGATCCAGTACATCATGGGATGGGAGGACGCGCACCTGCATGAGTTTGAAAAAGAGGAGGTTTGCTACACCGATGAGGTGAACGAGGAGCTGCCTTCGGTGCAATATGGTGGCATAAGGATTGCGGACCTGCTGAAAGAGATCGGCGACAAGATGATCTACCGGTACGACTTCGGTGATAACTGGCAGCATGACATCGAACTGGAAGAAATGACGATCCCGCAGGTGGGGCGTGAATATAGGGTCTGCACGGAGGGAGCGCGAAGATGTCCCCCGGAGGATTGTGGCGGTGTACACGGATATCAGCAGATGCTGCAGATACTGAACGACCCGGATGATCCGGAACGGGAGGAGTATCTCTATTGGCTGGGTGGTCCTTATGACCCGGATGAGTGGAAATCTTCCTTGTTAAACCTCAGCTTGCATGTTTCTGCCGATTGAAGTTTATCTGCCGGCACATGCAAAAATAAAAGAATCATGCGTCGTCAGGATATGCTGGATAGTATGCGCCCGCCTATATAACAGCAGCACCGTTTACGTTTCCAAAATTTTCAAGATCGATTACCGATTCTCCTGTTTTTTCGAATATACCAATCATTTTAATGGTCCATCTATGGGATTGTTACGAAAGTGATGATTGTTATTGGTTGAAATGGCGATGTCTTGGATAGTATCTGAACTTACAGAACTTGATATTTCTAAATTTGTCTCTTCAATGATTATGCTATTTATGGATGAGCTACAAATCAAATCAAAATGAAGTCCCTTTAGCTCAAAGTCAATATTCACTAACCGACAAGGGCATCATCCGTTTTAAAACCAATATTTTCGTGCGGAAATTGATTTACAAACTCATCAAACATCTTACTCTCCCACGCGATATATCTTTCATTCAAATAATATACATCATTAGGCACGACTTCCACAAAGGTACAAACGCTGCACACGCTTGGGGTTCACCTTGTAACCCAGGCCACGCAAGTGCTGCGTCATCCGGGGAACACCGTAAAACGGGGTGGACGTATATTGCTTGTCGATCTGCTTCATCAGTTCTTCATTGTAGGAACCATCTTTCAGGGGAGAATAGTAGAAGCTGCTGCGGGGAACATCCAACAAATCGCACTGCAGTGAAACACTTATAGAATGCGTCTTGTCGATTTTTGCCATCCGCTCTTTTTTACCTATTTCCCCAATACTTTTTTTAAGAAGTCAACCTCCAGTTGAAGTTGCCCCACTTTCTTGAAAAGGGCATCTTTCTCCTTGTCATCCTCCGTTTTGGTGGTGCCACGTTCGAAAACGGCATCCGCATTCGATAAAAACTGGCTCTTCCACGTGGAGATCTGGCTCGGGTGCAAACCATACTTGCGACCGATCTGCTGGACAGTCTCCCTTTCCTGTAAGACTTCTAAAACGATCTTCGTTTTAAAGCCGGCACTGTAACTTTTTCTTTTCTTCATCTCAACAACAAATTTAATACTTTTTTTAATGATACTTGTTGTCTAAGATTTGGGGGGAATTATATAATCTTGTTGTTTGCATAAAATGTATTAATTTTGTAGTTGACTATCAAAGAACTCAGTTTCATGAACAAATTGTTTTATTTAATTTCATCTATAATAATAATTTTAGGTGTAATTTCCTGTAATAGTGCCAAGAATGTGGCATATATACAGGGTGCCGGTGAAAATGATATGGCGGGCTATGTGCAGACCGGCCCTATGTATGATGCACGCATTTTGCCTAAGGATCTGCTGACGATTACAGTGTCGGCAACCGATCCGGAGGCCGTGAAACCTTTTAACCTTACTGTGCCTAGTTTGACTACCGGTTCAAGTACCTACTCTCAACCTGCGCTGCAGAAATATCTGGTGGATAATAACGGACAGATAAATTTCCCGGTATTGGGTATGGTTACTCTTAGCGGATTGACTAAAAGGGAAGCGGAGACGAAGATTACGGGACTGCTTCAAAAGTATCTGAAGGAGCCTCCGGTGGTGACTGTGAGTTTTGTGAATTACAAGATCTCGGTACTGGGTGAGGTGGCTCGTCCGAACACTTTTACTATTGTGAATGAGAAGGTTAACATCTTCGAAGCATTGGCCATGGCGGGTGATATGACTATCTATGGTAAGCGTGATAACGTTAAGGTTATCAGGGAGGATGCTGATGGCAACCAGAGTGTGATTGTGCTGAACCTGAATGATCCTTCTATTATTCACTCTCCCTACTATTTTCTGCAGCAGAACGATGTGGTGTATGTGGAGCCTAACAAGACAAAAGCGAAGAGTTCGGAGATTGGAAGTGCTACAAGCCTTTGGATTTCAGGTACATCAATATTGATATCGCTGGCGGGACTGCTGGTTAATATCCTGAGAAAATAGAAAAACTCATTCTTTATTTAATTTACTATTTATTATTCTATAATGACTGATTTGTATTCAGGGTCAACGCATAAAAAAATCAGAAAAGACAGTGTTATCAACAATTTATCCGTCTGGTTGTTAATAACTTGTGTTGTTTTGAGGCAATGTAAATGCGTATCTTTGCCTCAAAAAAGACATGACAAGTCCAGCCACTTCTTTGCACCGGTATTTTGAGTGCATTCCCGACCACCGAATCAACAGGAACAAGAAACACCTGCTATCCGACATCATAATCCTGTCGATACTCGCCGTTATT of the Petrimonas mucosa genome contains:
- a CDS encoding IS3 family transposase, whose translation is MAKIDKTHSISVSLQCDLLDVPRSSFYYSPLKDGSYNEELMKQIDKQYTSTPFYGVPRMTQHLRGLGYKVNPKRVQRLYLCGSRA
- a CDS encoding transposase — its product is MKKRKSYSAGFKTKIVLEVLQERETVQQIGRKYGLHPSQISTWKSQFLSNADAVFERGTTKTEDDKEKDALFKKVGQLQLEVDFLKKVLGK
- a CDS encoding polysaccharide biosynthesis/export family protein, whose amino-acid sequence is MNKLFYLISSIIIILGVISCNSAKNVAYIQGAGENDMAGYVQTGPMYDARILPKDLLTITVSATDPEAVKPFNLTVPSLTTGSSTYSQPALQKYLVDNNGQINFPVLGMVTLSGLTKREAETKITGLLQKYLKEPPVVTVSFVNYKISVLGEVARPNTFTIVNEKVNIFEALAMAGDMTIYGKRDNVKVIREDADGNQSVIVLNLNDPSIIHSPYYFLQQNDVVYVEPNKTKAKSSEIGSATSLWISGTSILISLAGLLVNILRK